The proteins below come from a single Plantactinospora sp. KBS50 genomic window:
- a CDS encoding efflux RND transporter periplasmic adaptor subunit, with product MGFGLDLVRRWRGARRGRWVVAGGVVAIGLLGTASAYALTTPEAAPAPAPTTAVDRGDVTVAVATVGTLQPGQQRQLSFATAGTVTEVGVRPGDTVPAGRILAAIDDGPAQEAVSAAQDALTQAEEALTAARQAPTAASCTDAAAAAGTRVAARTVSIGWQTTGSPAATGTPSPSPSATTTPTPSATATASASPDRATASPSAGASRSPGGGGDRPAGGCADSGSRSGGGAADTGSGDSVLRAQQQVTSAELRLAQARDAYAGTTITAPVAGKVLSVAGPVGGQVTAGSAFIQLGVVDDMQVAASFPEADAGRLRTGLTATVALADRPGEEFPARVTQVDPVGVNDSGLVRYGTLIAFDQVPADLLVGQSAQVRVTVVTVSDVLRVPSTAVHVGADGTGSVRLDGAAEPREVVVGVRGDQYTEIRSGLTGSERVWTSW from the coding sequence ATGGGGTTTGGCCTGGATCTGGTACGTCGCTGGCGCGGTGCCCGGCGGGGACGCTGGGTGGTCGCCGGCGGCGTCGTCGCCATCGGACTGCTCGGCACGGCGAGCGCGTACGCGCTGACCACGCCCGAGGCCGCCCCGGCGCCGGCGCCCACGACGGCCGTCGACCGCGGGGACGTGACCGTCGCGGTGGCCACGGTCGGCACGCTCCAGCCCGGCCAGCAGCGGCAGCTCAGCTTCGCCACCGCCGGCACGGTCACCGAGGTCGGGGTCCGGCCGGGCGACACCGTACCGGCCGGGCGGATCCTGGCCGCCATCGACGACGGGCCGGCGCAGGAGGCGGTGAGCGCGGCGCAGGACGCGCTCACGCAGGCCGAGGAGGCGCTGACCGCCGCCCGGCAGGCACCGACCGCGGCGAGTTGCACCGACGCCGCCGCGGCGGCCGGTACGCGGGTCGCGGCCCGCACCGTGAGCATCGGGTGGCAGACCACCGGCTCACCGGCGGCCACCGGTACGCCCAGTCCCAGCCCGTCCGCCACGACCACCCCGACGCCCTCGGCGACGGCGACGGCGAGCGCCTCGCCCGACCGGGCCACGGCATCGCCCAGCGCGGGTGCCAGCCGTTCGCCGGGCGGCGGCGGTGACCGGCCCGCGGGCGGTTGCGCGGACTCCGGGTCGCGGTCCGGCGGCGGCGCGGCGGACACCGGTTCCGGCGACTCCGTGCTGCGCGCCCAGCAGCAGGTGACCAGCGCCGAACTGCGGCTGGCCCAGGCCCGGGACGCGTACGCCGGCACCACCATCACCGCGCCGGTCGCCGGCAAGGTGCTCTCGGTGGCCGGCCCGGTCGGTGGCCAGGTGACCGCCGGGAGCGCCTTCATCCAGTTGGGCGTGGTCGACGACATGCAGGTGGCCGCGAGCTTCCCGGAGGCCGACGCCGGGCGGTTGCGGACCGGGCTGACCGCCACCGTCGCGCTGGCCGACCGTCCGGGTGAGGAGTTCCCGGCCCGGGTGACCCAGGTCGACCCGGTCGGGGTGAACGACAGCGGGCTGGTCCGGTACGGCACGTTGATCGCGTTCGACCAGGTGCCGGCCGACCTGCTGGTCGGGCAGAGCGCGCAGGTCCGGGTCACGGTCGTCACGGTGAGTGATGTCCTGCGGGTGCCGTCCACCGCGGTGCACGTCGGCGCCGACGGCACCGGGTCGGTCCGGCTCGACGGCGCGGCCGAGCCGCGCGAGGTCGTCGTGGGGGTACGCGGCGACCAGTACACCGAGATCCGGTCGGGGCTGACCGGGTCCGAGCGGGTGTGGACCAGTTGGTGA
- a CDS encoding cell wall metabolism sensor histidine kinase WalK produces the protein MSRPAARSRVRRWLAGHPWAARRGDAARRGDAARRGGAARRALPRLRPPGDWRPRRWRHWTLRSRLVVVVALLSAVALVAANGAGLLLLRRYLTAQVDDQLTGLSRPFTRTVAPDWEPPTQRPRIFPRGAFGPDQVVLLIAPDGTVQRRWVSDEQVSPPVLETYDRLRTRADAGRPFSVDSRDGASSWRVLVVPDGSSDGLAVLAVSMRAVDSTSDLLLAIDAGVTLLVLLLLGLGAASVVRIGLRPLTRMEQITAEIRTGDLSRRVADVDPHTEPGRLGGALNLMLNRIESEVAARTASERRLRQFVADASHELRTPLTSIRGFAELYRRGGAQPGPELDEAMGRIEAEAARMSLLVDDLLLLARLDLQRAPRSQPVDLLAVAADTIRDAHARAPGRAVRLAPFDGDERLEPVTVLGDEHRLRQVATNLVANAVQHTPPGATIEVRVGRRTRPGSPPDGLAAAVGLALTPGTTAAVLEVSDSGPGLGAEHAGRIFERLYRADPSRSRGSGGGSGLGLSIVAAIVAGHGGRVELETAPGRGATFRVLLPALAPPSGDEPGRIPNARGRGLPADSEVTLGSL, from the coding sequence GTGAGCCGGCCCGCCGCCCGGTCGCGGGTGCGCCGGTGGCTCGCCGGCCACCCGTGGGCGGCCCGGCGGGGTGACGCGGCCCGGCGGGGTGACGCGGCCCGGCGGGGTGGCGCGGCCCGGCGGGCGCTGCCCCGGCTCCGACCGCCCGGGGACTGGCGACCGCGCCGGTGGCGGCACTGGACGCTGCGTTCCCGCCTGGTGGTCGTGGTCGCGTTGCTCAGCGCGGTGGCGCTGGTGGCGGCGAACGGAGCCGGGCTGCTGTTGCTGCGCCGCTACCTCACCGCACAGGTCGACGACCAGCTCACCGGGCTGAGCCGCCCGTTCACCCGGACCGTCGCCCCGGACTGGGAACCGCCGACGCAGCGCCCGCGGATCTTTCCCCGCGGCGCGTTCGGCCCGGACCAGGTGGTGCTGCTGATCGCGCCGGACGGCACGGTGCAGCGCCGGTGGGTCTCCGACGAGCAGGTCTCGCCGCCGGTGCTGGAGACGTACGACCGGCTCCGGACGCGGGCCGACGCCGGCCGGCCGTTCTCGGTGGATTCCCGCGACGGCGCAAGCTCCTGGCGGGTGCTCGTGGTGCCGGACGGGAGTTCGGACGGCCTGGCCGTGCTGGCCGTCTCGATGCGCGCCGTCGACTCGACCTCGGACCTGCTGCTGGCCATCGACGCCGGGGTCACCCTGCTGGTCCTGCTGCTGCTCGGCCTGGGCGCCGCCTCGGTGGTACGGATCGGGCTGCGCCCGCTGACCCGGATGGAACAGATCACCGCCGAGATCCGCACCGGCGACCTGTCCCGGCGGGTCGCCGACGTCGACCCGCACACCGAGCCGGGCCGGCTGGGCGGCGCGCTCAACCTGATGCTCAACCGGATCGAGTCGGAGGTGGCCGCCCGTACCGCGTCGGAGCGGCGGCTCCGGCAGTTCGTGGCGGACGCCTCGCACGAACTGCGGACGCCGCTCACCTCGATCCGCGGCTTCGCCGAGCTGTACCGGCGGGGTGGGGCGCAACCGGGTCCCGAACTGGACGAGGCGATGGGCCGGATCGAGGCGGAGGCGGCCCGGATGAGCCTGCTCGTCGACGACCTGTTGCTGCTGGCCCGGCTGGACCTGCAACGGGCGCCCCGCAGCCAGCCGGTCGACCTGCTGGCGGTCGCGGCCGACACGATCCGGGACGCGCACGCCCGGGCGCCGGGCCGGGCGGTACGGCTGGCGCCGTTCGACGGCGACGAGCGGTTGGAACCGGTCACCGTGCTCGGCGACGAGCACCGGCTCCGCCAGGTGGCCACCAACCTGGTGGCCAACGCGGTGCAGCACACCCCGCCCGGGGCCACGATCGAGGTCCGGGTGGGCCGGCGGACCCGGCCCGGATCGCCGCCGGACGGCCTGGCCGCGGCCGTCGGTCTTGCGCTCACGCCGGGAACGACGGCGGCCGTGCTGGAGGTCTCCGACAGCGGTCCCGGGTTGGGCGCCGAGCACGCCGGCCGGATCTTCGAACGGCTCTACCGGGCCGATCCGAGCCGGTCCCGGGGTTCCGGCGGCGGCTCCGGCCTCGGGCTGTCCATCGTCGCGGCCATCGTGGCCGGACACGGCGGCCGGGTCGAGCTGGAGACCGCGCCGGGCCGGGGCGCCACCTTCCGGGTGCTCCTGCCGGCCCTCGCACCGCCGTCCGGGGACGAACCCGGGCGGATCCCGAACGCGCGCGGCCGAGGACTCCCAGCCGACTCCGAGGTGACACTCGGATCGCTTTGA
- a CDS encoding efflux RND transporter periplasmic adaptor subunit — protein MPVRRLISARRPSLIVNGLLGLAVLAAAAWGYLSFSESTPRATASVRTVPVVRGTVTASVTAAGNLASAVTAAPTFATSGIVTEIDVKVGDKVKKGAVLAKVDDAVARRQLTAARSNLTAARDALDRASDAGGSTASAQAQVTQAELDVETAQQAVDGTVLAAPMTGTVVAVNGTVGSSSGSSGSSSGGGSSGSSGSSSGGGSGSSGGGSSSGSSGGSGSSSGFIQIQDLTKLQVSAAFAEADATKLKPGMAATVTWNALPDATADAKVASIDPNATTSNGVVTYGVVLSLDQLPDGARPGQTVQVSVTVGTVDDAVAVNAVAVTGTGNRDTVTVLENGEQVSRPVQVGLEGDQLVEITSGLEVGDEVVLPTSTGTSGGTGGRNFPGGGGFSGGGLTGGGGPGGGGFSGGGRRG, from the coding sequence ATGCCAGTGCGCCGCCTGATCTCAGCGCGCCGTCCGTCACTGATCGTCAACGGGCTTCTCGGCCTCGCGGTCCTGGCCGCGGCGGCGTGGGGATATCTCTCCTTCTCCGAATCGACGCCGCGTGCGACGGCAAGTGTCCGAACCGTACCGGTGGTGCGCGGCACGGTGACCGCCTCGGTGACCGCCGCCGGCAACCTTGCCAGCGCGGTGACCGCGGCCCCCACCTTCGCGACCTCGGGCATCGTCACCGAGATCGACGTCAAGGTCGGTGACAAGGTCAAGAAGGGCGCCGTACTGGCCAAGGTCGACGACGCGGTGGCCCGTCGCCAGTTGACCGCGGCCCGGTCGAACCTGACCGCGGCCCGGGACGCGCTGGACCGGGCGTCGGACGCCGGTGGTTCCACCGCCTCGGCGCAGGCCCAGGTGACCCAGGCCGAGCTGGACGTGGAGACCGCGCAACAGGCGGTCGACGGCACGGTGCTGGCCGCCCCGATGACCGGGACCGTGGTGGCGGTCAACGGCACGGTCGGCAGCTCGTCCGGGTCGTCCGGCAGTTCGTCCGGCGGCGGCTCGTCCGGCTCGTCCGGTAGCTCGTCCGGCGGCGGCTCCGGCTCCTCCGGCGGCGGTTCGTCGAGCGGTTCGTCGGGCGGCAGCGGTTCGTCCTCCGGCTTCATCCAGATCCAGGACCTGACCAAGCTCCAGGTCTCGGCCGCGTTCGCGGAGGCCGACGCCACCAAGCTGAAGCCGGGGATGGCCGCCACGGTGACCTGGAACGCGCTGCCCGACGCCACGGCCGACGCCAAGGTCGCGTCCATCGACCCGAACGCCACCACCAGCAACGGCGTGGTCACCTACGGCGTCGTGCTCAGCCTCGACCAGCTTCCCGACGGCGCCCGTCCCGGGCAGACCGTGCAGGTGTCGGTCACCGTGGGCACCGTCGACGACGCGGTCGCGGTCAACGCGGTCGCGGTCACCGGCACGGGCAACCGGGACACGGTCACCGTGCTGGAGAACGGCGAGCAGGTGAGCCGCCCGGTACAGGTCGGGCTGGAGGGCGACCAGCTCGTCGAGATCACCTCGGGACTGGAGGTGGGCGACGAGGTCGTCCTGCCCACCAGCACGGGCACCTCCGGCGGTACCGGTGGCCGCAACTTCCCGGGCGGTGGCGGCTTCTCCGGTGGCGGGCTCACCGGTGGCGGCGGACCCGGTGGCGGCGGCTTCTCCGGCGGCGGGCGGCGCGGATGA
- a CDS encoding ABC transporter ATP-binding protein — MTPGGPGPAPARPVLDVRRVTKVYGSGEATVHALRGVSLTVQRGEYVAIMGSSGSGKSTLMNILGCLDVPTDGSYLLDGVDVSRLNDRQLALVRNRRIGFVFQSFNLIPRTTALANVELPLAYAGMKAALRRDRAMAALDLVGLADRARHEPNQLSGGQQQRVAVARALVTEPALVLADEPTGNLDSRSTEEVLAIFDDLNAAGRTIVLITHEQDVADRTGRLVRLFDGQIATDTRQHAYAGPDRHAGQHEVN; from the coding sequence ATGACCCCCGGCGGTCCCGGGCCGGCGCCGGCCCGCCCGGTGCTCGACGTGCGGCGTGTGACCAAGGTGTACGGGTCGGGCGAGGCGACCGTGCACGCCCTGCGGGGCGTCTCGCTCACCGTGCAACGGGGCGAGTACGTCGCCATCATGGGCTCGTCCGGCTCCGGCAAGTCCACCCTGATGAACATCCTCGGCTGCCTGGACGTGCCGACCGACGGCAGCTACCTGCTCGACGGCGTGGACGTCAGCCGGCTCAACGACAGGCAGCTCGCGCTGGTGCGTAATCGGCGGATCGGCTTCGTCTTCCAGTCGTTCAACCTGATTCCCCGGACCACGGCACTGGCCAACGTGGAGCTGCCGCTGGCGTACGCCGGAATGAAGGCCGCGCTCCGGCGGGACCGGGCGATGGCCGCGCTCGACCTGGTGGGTCTCGCGGACCGGGCGCGGCACGAGCCGAACCAGCTCTCCGGCGGCCAGCAGCAGCGGGTCGCGGTGGCCCGGGCACTGGTCACCGAGCCGGCGCTGGTGCTGGCCGACGAGCCGACCGGCAACCTGGACAGCCGGTCCACCGAGGAGGTGTTGGCGATCTTCGACGACCTGAACGCGGCCGGCCGGACGATCGTGCTGATCACCCACGAGCAGGACGTGGCGGACCGGACCGGGCGGTTGGTCCGGCTGTTCGACGGGCAGATCGCCACCGACACCCGACAGCATGCGTACGCCGGTCCGGACCGCCACGCCGGCCAGCACGAGGTGAACTGA
- a CDS encoding ABC transporter permease → MGAVEILRFAVRGVTANKLRSALTMLGILIGVAAVILLVAVGNGSARAVSQSIEALGTNTITVSSTSRGSTGGLTLDVARSLADPVLAPDVRSVSPVVSASVTMTYQGADHSVSQFIGTYPSYFTASNTPVGTGSAFTSDDVDQGRRVVVLGQSVVTELFPDTDPVGQQVTIGGALFTVVGVLAEKSSGNGFQDANDVAIAPLSAVQQALTGPGPVGSVLVEAAGPDRVSAAEGQISTILDHRLGGTGTGTGTGAVRAGGSGRGGQAASGATYRIQNASQLLATRTETAKTFTVLLGAVAGISLLVGGIGITNIMLVTVTERTREIGIRKALGAPRRTILTQFLVEATLLSVLGGGLGVAAALIGSRFTIVGVQPVIVPSSIVMALGVSVAIGLFFGSVPASRAAGLRPIDALRYE, encoded by the coding sequence ATGGGTGCGGTGGAGATCCTCCGGTTCGCCGTACGCGGGGTGACCGCCAACAAGCTGCGGTCGGCGCTGACGATGCTCGGCATCCTGATCGGGGTCGCGGCCGTGATCCTGCTGGTCGCCGTCGGCAACGGCTCGGCGCGGGCGGTCAGCCAGAGCATCGAGGCGCTCGGCACGAACACCATCACGGTGTCCAGCACCTCCCGTGGCTCCACCGGCGGCCTCACCCTGGATGTGGCCCGATCGCTTGCGGATCCGGTGCTGGCCCCGGACGTGCGCAGCGTCTCGCCGGTGGTGAGTGCCTCGGTGACGATGACCTATCAGGGCGCGGACCATTCGGTGTCGCAGTTCATCGGGACGTACCCGAGCTACTTCACCGCCTCGAACACGCCGGTCGGCACCGGCTCGGCCTTCACCTCCGACGACGTGGACCAGGGCCGCCGGGTCGTGGTGCTCGGGCAGAGCGTGGTCACCGAGCTGTTCCCCGACACCGACCCGGTGGGCCAGCAGGTCACCATTGGCGGCGCCCTGTTCACGGTGGTCGGCGTGCTCGCCGAGAAGAGTTCCGGCAACGGGTTCCAGGACGCCAACGATGTGGCGATCGCGCCGCTGAGCGCAGTACAGCAGGCGCTGACCGGGCCGGGGCCGGTCGGATCGGTGCTGGTCGAGGCGGCCGGCCCGGATCGGGTGAGCGCCGCGGAGGGCCAGATCAGCACCATCCTCGACCACCGGCTCGGCGGCACCGGCACCGGCACCGGCACGGGTGCGGTCCGGGCCGGCGGGTCGGGTCGGGGCGGGCAGGCCGCCAGCGGCGCCACGTACCGGATCCAGAACGCCTCGCAGCTGCTGGCCACCCGGACCGAGACGGCGAAGACCTTCACCGTGCTGCTCGGCGCGGTGGCCGGGATCAGCCTGCTGGTCGGCGGCATCGGGATCACCAACATCATGTTGGTGACGGTGACCGAACGGACCCGGGAGATCGGCATCCGCAAGGCGCTCGGCGCCCCCCGGCGGACCATCCTGACCCAGTTCCTCGTGGAGGCCACCCTGCTGAGCGTGCTGGGTGGCGGCCTGGGGGTGGCCGCCGCGCTGATCGGCAGCCGGTTCACCATCGTCGGCGTGCAGCCGGTGATCGTACCCAGCTCGATCGTGATGGCGCTCGGCGTCTCGGTGGCGATCGGGTTGTTCTTCGGCAGCGTTCCGGCCAGCCGCGCAGCCGGCCTCCGGCCGATCGACGCCCTGAGATATGAGTAG
- a CDS encoding STAS domain-containing protein: MSLTVNTEQRGDVVVVSVAGELDMATAPQLQDQITDLLEKGRSRLVFDLADVSFCDSTGLSVFVRAKNNSDEAGGVVRLAAPQRGVLRILEVSGLVEVLQTYPTVDEAVNGEPSPASN, from the coding sequence ATGTCGTTGACGGTGAACACCGAACAACGCGGCGACGTGGTCGTCGTTTCGGTCGCGGGCGAGCTCGACATGGCGACCGCGCCCCAGTTGCAGGACCAGATCACGGACCTGCTGGAGAAGGGACGCAGCCGGCTGGTCTTCGACCTGGCGGACGTGTCGTTCTGCGATTCGACCGGATTGTCGGTGTTCGTGCGCGCCAAGAACAACAGCGACGAGGCCGGCGGCGTCGTCCGGCTGGCCGCCCCGCAGCGCGGGGTGCTGCGCATCCTTGAGGTGAGCGGGCTCGTCGAGGTGCTCCAGACGTACCCCACGGTCGACGAGGCCGTGAACGGCGAGCCGAGCCCGGCGTCGAACTGA
- a CDS encoding STAS domain-containing protein, whose protein sequence is MALNAEESERFAGLLTQHADQIAKRWTETVAGSLRGRLSQVELDRQVRELHETLVAGLREGAAGHGLDLQSEAASELRAVLSELSRSRARQGFSATETAISVFAIKDALRGVLVDGAGNGRLDEYVMFTALVDDIGLFTFESYSQAREELIADQAEQLLELSTPVVKLWEGVVAVPLVGTLDSARAQVVMERLLQTLVDTGSPYAIIDITGVPAVDTQVAQHILKTVLAARLMGADCVISGIRPQIAQTIVALGIEFGDIVTKASLADALRHVLRLAGADVVNRTGRRES, encoded by the coding sequence GTGGCGCTCAACGCCGAAGAGAGCGAGCGGTTCGCCGGTCTGCTGACGCAGCACGCCGACCAGATCGCCAAACGCTGGACGGAGACCGTCGCCGGGTCCCTGCGCGGCCGGCTGAGTCAGGTGGAACTCGACCGGCAGGTCCGCGAGCTGCACGAGACGCTGGTCGCGGGGCTCCGCGAGGGTGCGGCCGGGCACGGCCTCGATCTGCAGTCCGAAGCCGCCAGCGAACTTCGGGCCGTACTGTCTGAACTGTCCCGTTCGCGCGCCCGGCAGGGCTTCAGCGCGACGGAGACCGCGATCAGCGTGTTCGCCATCAAGGACGCGCTGCGCGGGGTGCTGGTGGACGGCGCGGGCAACGGCCGGCTGGATGAGTACGTGATGTTCACCGCGCTGGTCGACGACATCGGCCTGTTCACCTTCGAGAGCTACTCGCAGGCCCGCGAGGAGCTGATCGCCGACCAGGCCGAGCAGCTGCTGGAGCTGTCGACGCCGGTGGTGAAGCTCTGGGAGGGCGTGGTCGCCGTCCCGCTGGTCGGGACCCTCGACTCGGCCCGGGCCCAGGTCGTGATGGAGCGGCTGTTGCAGACGCTCGTCGACACCGGCTCGCCGTACGCGATCATCGACATCACCGGCGTCCCGGCGGTGGACACCCAGGTTGCCCAGCACATCCTGAAGACCGTCCTGGCGGCCCGGCTGATGGGGGCCGACTGCGTCATCTCCGGCATCCGGCCGCAGATCGCGCAGACGATCGTGGCGCTGGGCATCGAGTTCGGCGACATCGTCACCAAGGCCAGCCTCGCCGACGCGCTGCGGCACGTACTCCGGCTCGCCGGGGCCGACGTGGTGAACCGCACCGGACGGCGGGAGTCCTGA
- a CDS encoding STAS domain-containing protein, whose product MDRVPVLKIGDVLLVSIQVDMSDQTAVALQEDLADRIVATGCHGVIIDITALDIVDSFIGRMLSTIAAISKVLDAETVVVGMRPAVAITLVELGLSLDGIRTALNVERGMDLIAASRGEDDGTADDQDGADAEPVAS is encoded by the coding sequence ATGGACCGGGTACCGGTGCTCAAGATCGGAGATGTCCTGCTGGTCTCCATCCAGGTGGACATGTCCGACCAGACGGCGGTCGCGCTTCAGGAGGATCTCGCCGACCGGATCGTCGCCACCGGCTGCCACGGGGTGATCATCGACATCACCGCGCTGGACATCGTCGACTCGTTCATCGGCCGCATGCTCTCCACCATCGCCGCCATCTCCAAGGTGCTCGACGCCGAGACGGTGGTCGTCGGGATGCGGCCCGCGGTGGCCATCACCCTGGTCGAGCTGGGCCTGTCGCTGGACGGCATCCGTACCGCCCTGAACGTCGAGCGGGGGATGGACCTGATCGCCGCGAGCCGGGGCGAGGACGACGGAACCGCCGACGATCAGGATGGCGCCGACGCCGAACCGGTGGCGTCGTAG
- a CDS encoding ATP-binding protein, which translates to MTAELDLGPPQIQAITGDEDVVRVRQLVRTVAVAAKLSLIDQTKLVTAASELARNTLVYGGGGSAEVYRVDGLRRRGVRIVFTDEGPGIADLDLALTDGYTTGGGLGLGLSGARRLVDEFEIDTAVGRGTRVTITKWLR; encoded by the coding sequence ATGACCGCCGAGCTTGATCTCGGCCCACCGCAGATCCAGGCGATAACCGGGGACGAGGACGTCGTACGGGTGCGGCAGCTCGTCCGTACCGTCGCCGTGGCGGCGAAGCTGTCCCTGATCGACCAGACCAAGCTGGTGACCGCGGCGAGCGAACTGGCCCGCAACACCCTCGTCTACGGCGGCGGCGGATCGGCCGAGGTCTACCGGGTCGACGGTCTGCGCCGGCGCGGCGTCCGGATCGTCTTCACCGACGAGGGACCGGGCATCGCCGACCTCGACCTCGCGCTGACCGACGGGTACACCACGGGCGGCGGCCTCGGGCTGGGGTTGAGCGGCGCCCGCCGACTGGTGGACGAGTTCGAGATCGACACGGCCGTGGGCCGCGGCACCCGGGTCACCATCACCAAGTGGCTCCGATGA